In Streptomyces sp. NBC_00569, a single genomic region encodes these proteins:
- a CDS encoding carbohydrate ABC transporter permease has translation MTATTTVPVAHARVGTAKSPGRLRAWATRAPLLPALVFMIVVTQLPFVATLVISFFDWNALYPDARRFTWFANYGEVLTDPDLRRSVLTTILLTATVVIVSLVVGLGLALLLDRRFRGRGLVRTLLIAPFLLVPVAAALLWKHVLYNPEYGLLNGLLHYVGGPQPDWISNTPLLAVETALVWQWTPFMMLILLAGLQSRSPELIEAARMDGAGGWQVFRYLTLPHLRRYLELGALLGSVYIVQNFDAVFTITSGGLGTANLPYTVYQSFYQAHENGLASAAGVLVVIGSIIIATFALRVVSSLFREEASRA, from the coding sequence ATGACCGCGACCACGACTGTTCCCGTCGCCCACGCGCGCGTGGGCACCGCCAAGTCCCCCGGCCGGCTGCGCGCATGGGCCACCAGGGCCCCGCTCCTGCCCGCCCTCGTGTTCATGATCGTGGTGACCCAGCTGCCCTTCGTGGCGACGCTGGTGATCTCGTTCTTCGACTGGAACGCCCTGTATCCGGACGCCCGCCGCTTCACCTGGTTCGCCAACTACGGCGAGGTGCTCACCGACCCGGACCTGCGCAGGTCCGTCCTGACGACGATCCTGCTGACCGCGACGGTCGTCATCGTGAGCCTGGTCGTCGGACTCGGCCTCGCGCTGCTCCTCGACCGGAGGTTCCGCGGCCGCGGCCTCGTGCGCACGCTCCTCATCGCGCCGTTCCTGCTGGTTCCCGTCGCTGCCGCGCTGCTGTGGAAGCACGTCCTGTACAACCCCGAGTACGGGCTCCTCAACGGCCTGCTGCACTACGTCGGCGGCCCTCAGCCCGACTGGATCTCCAACACCCCGCTGCTCGCCGTCGAGACGGCCCTGGTGTGGCAGTGGACGCCCTTCATGATGCTGATCCTGCTCGCGGGCCTCCAGTCGCGCTCCCCCGAACTCATCGAGGCGGCCCGGATGGACGGCGCGGGCGGCTGGCAGGTCTTCCGGTATCTGACGCTGCCCCACCTGCGCCGCTACCTCGAACTGGGCGCCCTGCTCGGCTCGGTGTACATCGTGCAGAACTTCGACGCCGTCTTCACGATCACCTCGGGCGGCCTCGGCACCGCCAACCTGCCGTACACCGTCTACCAGAGCTTCTACCAGGCCCACGAGAACGGCCTCGCGTCGGCCGCCGGCGTCCTGGTCGTCATCGGCTCGATCATCATCGCGACGTTCGCGCTGCGCGTGGTGTCGTCGCTGTTCCGCGAGGAGGCGTCGCGCGCATGA
- a CDS encoding ABC transporter substrate-binding protein, with protein sequence MRTQSRRRPRALCAAAAAGTLLAPLLSGCWAGAGGTGSGGDSINVLMVNNPQMTELQKLTAAHFTKETGIKVNFTVLPENDVRDKISQDFANQAGQYDVATLSNYEIPIYARNGWLHELGSYARKDTAYDERDILEPMRESLTGDDGKLYGQPFYGESSFLMYRKDVFARKGLRMPAHPTWRQVADLAAKADGAEPGMKGICLRGLPGWGELMAPLTTVVNTFGGTWFDKDWKARLTSPGFEKATRFYVDLVREHGESGAAQSGYAECLNNLTQGKTAMWYDATAAAGSLESAKSPVKGKIGYVPAPVDRTESSGWLYTWAWGVQNASRNPDKAWKFVSWASGKGYENLVGNEIGWSNVPAGKRASTYTNPEYRKEAAAFQDVTRAAIEGARPRDPGVQPRPAPGIQFVGIPEFTDLGTKVSQEISAAIAGRQSVDTALRKSQKLADEIAKEYEGR encoded by the coding sequence ATGCGAACCCAGAGCCGACGGAGGCCGCGCGCGCTGTGCGCCGCGGCCGCCGCAGGGACGCTGCTCGCCCCGCTGCTCTCCGGTTGCTGGGCCGGTGCCGGCGGGACCGGCTCGGGCGGTGACTCCATCAACGTCCTGATGGTGAACAACCCGCAGATGACCGAGCTGCAGAAGCTGACCGCCGCGCACTTCACCAAGGAGACCGGCATCAAGGTGAACTTCACCGTCCTGCCGGAGAACGACGTCCGCGACAAGATCAGCCAGGACTTCGCCAACCAGGCGGGCCAGTACGACGTCGCCACGCTGAGCAACTACGAGATACCGATCTACGCCCGCAACGGCTGGCTGCACGAACTCGGTTCGTACGCGCGCAAGGACACGGCGTACGACGAGCGGGACATCCTCGAACCGATGCGCGAGTCGCTCACCGGGGACGACGGGAAGCTCTACGGCCAGCCGTTCTACGGCGAGTCGTCCTTCCTCATGTACCGCAAGGACGTCTTCGCCAGGAAGGGCCTGCGCATGCCCGCGCACCCCACCTGGCGGCAGGTCGCCGACCTCGCCGCGAAGGCGGACGGCGCCGAGCCCGGGATGAAGGGCATCTGCCTGCGCGGCCTGCCCGGCTGGGGCGAGCTCATGGCGCCGCTGACGACGGTGGTGAACACCTTCGGAGGCACCTGGTTCGACAAGGACTGGAAGGCGCGGCTCACCTCGCCCGGGTTCGAGAAGGCGACCCGCTTCTACGTGGACCTCGTCCGCGAGCACGGCGAGTCCGGAGCGGCCCAGTCCGGCTACGCGGAGTGTCTCAACAACCTCACCCAGGGCAAGACCGCCATGTGGTACGACGCCACGGCCGCCGCCGGTTCGCTCGAATCGGCGAAGTCCCCGGTCAAGGGCAAGATCGGCTACGTACCCGCGCCGGTCGACAGAACGGAGAGCTCGGGCTGGCTCTACACGTGGGCCTGGGGCGTCCAGAACGCCTCCCGCAACCCCGACAAGGCGTGGAAGTTCGTCTCCTGGGCGTCGGGCAAGGGCTACGAGAACCTGGTCGGCAACGAGATCGGCTGGTCGAACGTGCCGGCCGGGAAGCGCGCCTCGACGTACACCAACCCGGAGTACCGCAAGGAGGCCGCCGCCTTCCAGGACGTGACGCGCGCCGCCATCGAAGGGGCCCGCCCCCGCGACCCGGGCGTCCAGCCGCGGCCCGCGCCCGGCATCCAGTTCGTCGGCATCCCCGAGTTCACCGATCTCGGCACCAAGGTCTCGCAGGAGATCAGCGCGGCCATCGCCGGACGCCAGTCGGTCGACACGGCCCTGAGGAAGTCCCAGAAGCTCGCCGACGAGATCGCGAAGGAGTACGAGGGACGATGA
- a CDS encoding DeoR/GlpR family DNA-binding transcription regulator, which produces MSAEERQREIVRAARRSGSVDVTVLAAELGVAKETVRRDLRALEDHGLVRRTHGGAYPVESAGFETTLAFRTTMHVPEKRRIAAAAAELLGDAETVFVDEGFTPQLIAEALPRDRPLTVVTASLATAGALAEAENTTVLLLGGRVRSGTLATVDHWTTKMLAGFVIDLAFIGANGISREHGLTTPDPAVSEVKAQAVRASRRTVFAGVHTKFGAVSFCRFAPVSSLEAIVTSTQLPASEAHRYALQGPQVIRV; this is translated from the coding sequence ATGAGCGCGGAGGAACGCCAGCGGGAGATCGTGCGCGCCGCGCGCCGCAGCGGCTCCGTCGACGTCACCGTGCTCGCGGCCGAACTCGGCGTCGCGAAGGAGACCGTGCGGCGCGACCTGCGGGCCCTGGAGGACCACGGCCTGGTGCGGCGCACGCACGGCGGCGCCTATCCCGTGGAGAGCGCCGGGTTCGAGACGACGCTCGCCTTCCGGACCACCATGCACGTCCCGGAGAAACGCCGGATCGCCGCCGCGGCGGCCGAGCTGCTCGGGGACGCGGAGACCGTCTTCGTCGACGAGGGGTTCACGCCCCAGCTCATCGCCGAGGCCCTGCCGCGGGACCGGCCGCTCACCGTGGTCACCGCGTCGCTGGCCACGGCGGGAGCGCTCGCCGAGGCGGAGAACACGACGGTGCTGCTGCTCGGTGGCCGGGTGCGGTCCGGCACGCTGGCCACGGTCGACCACTGGACGACGAAGATGCTCGCCGGGTTCGTGATCGACCTGGCGTTCATCGGCGCCAACGGCATCTCGCGCGAGCACGGCCTGACCACGCCCGACCCCGCGGTCAGCGAGGTCAAGGCGCAGGCCGTGCGGGCCTCCCGGCGCACGGTGTTCGCGGGTGTGCACACCAAGTTCGGGGCGGTCAGCTTCTGCCGGTTCGCGCCGGTCTCCTCACTGGAGGCGATCGTGACCAGTACGCAACTGCCCGCGTCCGAGGCTCACCGCTATGCGTTGCAGGGGCCCCAGGTCATCCGCGTCTGA
- a CDS encoding SAV_915 family protein: MNDRIEAEDAEPCEPTPAGPLFVPVRPGPGTCATRLFRTARGGRTAVGFTSERLLVDVLGPGQPWIRLAEPALRALTGPVGVTELTVDPRPAAASAGHRG; encoded by the coding sequence GTGAACGACCGCATCGAAGCCGAGGACGCCGAGCCCTGCGAACCCACCCCGGCCGGACCCCTGTTCGTCCCCGTCCGGCCGGGACCCGGGACCTGCGCGACCCGCCTCTTCCGCACCGCGCGCGGTGGCCGCACCGCCGTCGGCTTCACCAGCGAGCGCCTCCTCGTGGACGTGCTCGGCCCCGGCCAGCCGTGGATCAGGCTCGCCGAACCCGCCCTGCGGGCCCTCACGGGACCGGTGGGCGTCACCGAGCTCACCGTCGACCCGCGCCCGGCGGCGGCGTCCGCCGGCCACCGCGGCTGA
- the lysA gene encoding diaminopimelate decarboxylase — MAVTTVATAVPAQSPDDLSVWPATTVRGPHGDPTVSGVELPDVAEQFGTPVYVLDETDVRERCRAYRSAFPGADVLYAAKAFLCRAMVHWVHEEGLGLDVCSAGELELAVIAGLPPERIVFHGNAKSPEDLRAALRHGVGRIVVDSTSEIARLAAYVPRGTRQRVMARVVPGVAAGGHAAIRTGTDDQKFGLSIADGSAMHAVTRLVEQPGLELTGLHCHIGSQIDTVKPYVVAVRHLVGLMARIRDRHGITLPELDIGGGHAVAHRPGEHPLDVPELARRVRRELADACAQSDLPVPRLAVEPGRAVVARAGVVLYRVLAVKRTGARVFVAVDGGMSDNPRPALYGVRYAPRLVGRRSTAATRPVTVVGRHCEAGDVLASDVPLPDDVRPGDLLAVPVAGAYHLSMASGYNLVGRPPVVAVADGRARLLVRRESAEDLRSRDIGL, encoded by the coding sequence ATGGCCGTCACGACCGTAGCCACCGCCGTCCCGGCGCAGTCGCCCGACGATCTCTCCGTCTGGCCCGCCACCACCGTGCGGGGACCGCACGGCGACCCGACCGTCTCCGGGGTCGAACTTCCCGACGTGGCAGAGCAGTTCGGCACTCCCGTCTATGTGCTCGACGAGACGGACGTGCGGGAACGCTGCCGCGCCTACCGCAGCGCCTTCCCCGGCGCCGACGTCCTCTACGCGGCCAAGGCGTTCCTGTGCCGCGCGATGGTCCACTGGGTCCACGAGGAGGGCCTCGGGCTCGACGTGTGCTCGGCCGGGGAGCTGGAACTCGCCGTCATCGCCGGCCTGCCGCCCGAGCGGATCGTCTTCCACGGCAACGCCAAGAGCCCCGAAGACCTGCGCGCGGCCCTGCGGCACGGCGTGGGGCGGATCGTCGTCGACTCGACCTCCGAGATAGCCCGCCTCGCGGCGTACGTCCCCCGGGGTACCCGGCAGCGTGTCATGGCGCGCGTCGTGCCAGGTGTCGCCGCCGGCGGGCACGCCGCCATCCGCACCGGCACGGACGACCAGAAGTTCGGCCTGTCCATCGCCGACGGCTCCGCGATGCACGCCGTGACACGCCTCGTCGAGCAGCCGGGGCTCGAACTGACGGGGCTGCACTGCCACATCGGCTCGCAGATCGACACCGTGAAGCCGTACGTCGTCGCCGTACGGCACCTCGTCGGCCTGATGGCCCGAATCCGCGACCGGCACGGGATCACGCTGCCCGAGCTCGACATCGGCGGCGGCCACGCGGTCGCCCACCGGCCCGGCGAGCACCCGCTCGACGTGCCGGAGCTGGCCCGCCGCGTGCGCCGCGAACTCGCCGACGCCTGCGCCCAGTCGGACCTGCCCGTGCCGCGCCTCGCCGTCGAGCCGGGCCGCGCCGTCGTCGCCCGCGCGGGAGTGGTCCTGTACCGGGTGCTCGCCGTGAAGCGCACCGGCGCCCGCGTCTTCGTCGCCGTCGACGGAGGCATGAGCGACAACCCGCGGCCCGCGCTCTACGGCGTCCGCTACGCGCCCCGTCTCGTCGGCAGGCGCTCCACGGCGGCCACGCGCCCCGTCACGGTCGTCGGGCGGCACTGCGAGGCGGGCGACGTCCTCGCCTCGGACGTACCGCTGCCGGACGACGTACGGCCCGGCGACCTCCTCGCCGTGCCCGTGGCGGGCGCCTATCACCTGTCGATGGCGTCCGGCTACAACCTGGTGGGACGGCCGCCCGTCGTCGCCGTGGCGGACGGACGGGCCAGGCTCCTGGTGCGCCGCGAGTCGGCGGAGGACCTCAGGAGCCGCGACATAGGGCTCTGA
- a CDS encoding NAD-dependent epimerase/dehydratase family protein, whose protein sequence is MPAPRTVLLTGAAGGLGTLMRGLLPAYGYELRPLDARPIEGEPDAITADLADRDALREAVRGVDAIVHLAGISLESTFDKILKANIEGLYNLYEAAREEGVRRIVFASSNHAIGYTPRPADGDPRVPVDTLRRPDTYYGLSKSFGEDLAQFYWDKFGQETVSVRIGSCFMEPTNVRMMSVWLSPGDGARLFDAAIRAEGVGHTVVYGSSDNTRVWWDLSSARALGYEPQDDSEQFAEKLLAEFGELDPENPDHTRMGGHFVTNPPIWPY, encoded by the coding sequence ATGCCCGCTCCCCGCACCGTCCTGCTCACCGGAGCCGCCGGCGGCCTCGGCACCCTGATGCGCGGACTGCTTCCGGCCTACGGCTACGAGCTGCGCCCCCTCGACGCCCGGCCGATCGAGGGCGAGCCGGACGCGATCACGGCCGACCTCGCCGACCGGGACGCCCTGCGCGAGGCCGTGCGCGGCGTCGACGCGATCGTCCATCTCGCGGGCATCTCCCTGGAGTCCACCTTCGACAAGATCCTCAAGGCGAACATCGAAGGGCTCTACAACCTCTACGAGGCCGCGCGCGAGGAAGGCGTGCGCCGCATCGTGTTCGCCTCGTCGAACCACGCGATCGGCTATACACCCCGCCCCGCGGACGGCGACCCCCGCGTGCCCGTCGACACGCTCCGCCGCCCCGACACCTACTACGGCCTGTCGAAGTCGTTCGGCGAGGACCTCGCGCAGTTCTACTGGGACAAGTTCGGCCAGGAGACCGTGTCCGTGCGCATCGGCTCGTGCTTCATGGAGCCGACGAACGTACGGATGATGTCCGTGTGGCTGAGCCCGGGCGACGGCGCGAGGCTCTTCGACGCCGCGATCAGGGCCGAGGGCGTCGGGCACACCGTCGTCTACGGCTCGTCCGACAACACGCGCGTGTGGTGGGACCTGTCCTCCGCGCGGGCGCTCGGTTACGAACCGCAGGACGACTCGGAGCAGTTCGCCGAGAAGCTGCTCGCCGAGTTCGGCGAACTGGACCCGGAGAACCCCGATCACACGCGGATGGGCGGGCACTTCGTGACGAACCCGCCCATCTGGCCTTACTGA